In Desulfosediminicola ganghwensis, a single window of DNA contains:
- a CDS encoding transposase yields MNMARREGLLIALLAAALSNTSEIYRNPDNTIFHWFNTMIGNVKRAIQCAHHAMSFKHLLRCQAEFCFRFNNRLYMGTMVSSLT; encoded by the coding sequence ATGAATATGGCCCGTCGCGAGGGGTTACTGATAGCGTTGCTTGCCGCGGCCCTGTCCAATACAAGTGAGATTTATCGCAACCCCGACAACACGATTTTCCATTGGTTCAACACGATGATCGGCAATGTCAAACGGGCCATACAATGCGCACATCATGCTATGAGTTTCAAGCATTTGCTGAGGTGTCAGGCTGAATTCTGTTTTCGTTTCAACAACCGTTTATATATGGGAACCATGGTTAGCTCACTTACTTGA
- a CDS encoding glycosyltransferase family 2 protein yields the protein MLNFIKRHFPKKSKLKLVMTLLVKNESHLIENNLIFHKQMGVDGFIVTDNKSTDGTRQILEKYVNKGWIYEIIDEPSQDYRQSEWVDRMINVATRVYLADWVINSDADEFWHSKSHDLKKALTKTKANVIKCYWKNMVPVTEEQTFWKNRYVVKKILKETGEYDLSKWNIYDFKYHKVIHRTRGYIKIAAGNHNVEIDNKINQKSNDVSIYHYSTQNYEQFKRKVITGGEALSRNAISKQETGSHWRYFYECYKAGKLYEEYERMIGRKYHVEFIKKGILKEDKTIYDYFINQEQIN from the coding sequence ATGTTAAACTTTATAAAAAGACATTTCCCTAAGAAAAGTAAGTTAAAGTTAGTGATGACTTTACTCGTTAAGAATGAATCGCATTTAATCGAGAATAATCTAATATTCCACAAACAAATGGGTGTTGATGGCTTTATTGTTACCGATAATAAATCAACAGATGGGACTCGACAAATCTTAGAAAAATACGTAAATAAAGGTTGGATTTATGAGATTATCGACGAACCGTCTCAGGATTATAGGCAGTCTGAATGGGTTGACAGAATGATCAATGTTGCAACAAGAGTCTATTTAGCAGATTGGGTAATTAATTCGGATGCTGATGAGTTTTGGCATTCTAAATCGCATGATTTAAAAAAAGCATTAACTAAAACAAAAGCAAATGTCATAAAGTGTTACTGGAAAAATATGGTTCCAGTTACAGAAGAACAAACATTCTGGAAAAATCGATATGTAGTTAAAAAGATTTTAAAGGAAACAGGTGAATACGACTTGTCAAAGTGGAACATATATGATTTTAAATACCACAAGGTGATACATAGAACGAGGGGCTATATAAAAATAGCTGCAGGGAATCATAATGTTGAAATTGACAATAAAATTAATCAGAAAAGCAATGATGTATCAATATATCATTATTCCACTCAAAATTATGAACAATTCAAGCGGAAAGTGATTACAGGTGGAGAGGCGTTAAGCCGTAATGCCATCTCGAAACAAGAAACAGGTAGTCATTGGCGTTATTTTTACGAATGTTATAAAGCAGGAAAATTGTATGAAGAATATGAAAGAATGATAGGACGAAAATATCATGTTGAGTTTATAAAAAAAGGAATCTTAAAAGAAGATAAAACAATATATGATTATTTTATAAATCAAGAACAGATAAATTGA
- a CDS encoding glycosyltransferase family 2 protein: MPLKSPLVSIIIPVYNTEKYIRHCIVSALRQTYNKIELIIINDGSTDNSEEIILNYQKKHNNVFYFLQRNNGQSAARNKGLTLANGEYIFFLDSDDWIAENTIRAMVQSAVEHNYDVITCGIIHCFESNNTFRYVNTRRQTGFIKQRAGNLFKVETALCNKLYKKDIFEHIKFSPGLLYEDEEIFWKIFSKEINIYAHDEYFYNYRQRNGSTTNSSNYPRNHQSNFIKIMDSTWNVAHNNYILELEHKLLAFKFLKIANKKNIEISDFKKHIFETYSIRPSHLFKLYIKTLILRHNIFHMIFNRS, from the coding sequence ATGCCCCTCAAATCACCATTAGTATCAATAATAATACCTGTATACAACACTGAAAAATATATAAGACACTGCATAGTCTCCGCCTTACGGCAAACCTACAATAAAATAGAATTGATCATTATTAATGACGGCTCAACAGACAATTCCGAGGAAATAATACTCAACTACCAAAAAAAACATAATAATGTTTTTTATTTTCTCCAACGGAACAATGGGCAATCAGCCGCTAGAAACAAAGGATTAACATTAGCTAATGGAGAGTATATATTCTTTTTAGACTCTGATGACTGGATAGCTGAAAACACAATAAGAGCAATGGTACAGTCTGCAGTTGAACATAATTACGATGTAATTACATGCGGTATTATACATTGTTTTGAATCAAACAACACATTTCGATATGTAAATACTAGAAGACAAACCGGCTTTATAAAACAAAGGGCAGGAAATCTCTTCAAGGTTGAAACTGCGTTGTGCAACAAGCTATATAAAAAAGATATATTTGAGCACATAAAGTTTTCGCCAGGTTTACTCTATGAGGACGAAGAAATTTTCTGGAAGATATTCTCAAAAGAAATAAATATCTACGCACACGACGAGTATTTTTATAATTACCGGCAGCGTAATGGGTCAACCACGAACTCCTCAAATTATCCTAGAAACCATCAGTCTAATTTCATTAAGATAATGGATTCAACATGGAATGTTGCTCATAACAACTACATATTGGAGCTTGAACACAAATTGCTTGCTTTTAAATTTCTAAAAATAGCTAATAAAAAAAATATAGAAATCTCAGACTTCAAGAAACATATTTTCGAAACTTATAGTATCAGACCATCCCATCTATTTAAACTATACATTAAAACTCTAATATTGCGACACAATATATTTCACATGATCTTTAATCGTTCGTAG
- a CDS encoding glycosyltransferase family 61 protein, translated as MQFLKAILTKNSGFLDPITHKSICHLYRIRNGKVDNLKSDFPLRDVYSQPTKTIQEPVFYAGTKFDHYGHFILESLARLSNYNGSPPLVWHCNEPGFKNWQKEILSFWNLNKRKHIFITKPTLFEKIKLTEPQYLIWDKFTDQHNNFMSVIDKNDNIFENRKIWLSRNSNRTNFHPKTFNNEEEIEALLTMRGWVVVNPLDLSIKKQVSLFYNAKHIAGIEGSAFHSLIFCKKIPAKVTIFTRKKQPNGNFTLIDKIKNSNQNFHYCRLGKSLNPKSVLNVLFRDQEPKLRLLNYLSSVFQKIRL; from the coding sequence ATGCAATTTTTAAAAGCAATTTTAACTAAAAACTCGGGCTTTCTTGATCCAATCACGCATAAATCAATTTGTCATCTGTATAGAATTAGAAATGGGAAGGTCGATAATTTAAAAAGCGATTTTCCCTTGAGAGATGTTTATTCTCAACCAACTAAAACCATACAAGAACCTGTATTTTATGCTGGTACAAAATTCGACCATTATGGCCATTTCATCCTAGAAAGTCTCGCAAGGTTAAGCAATTACAATGGAAGCCCTCCTTTAGTATGGCATTGCAACGAACCTGGATTTAAAAATTGGCAAAAGGAAATACTATCTTTTTGGAACTTAAACAAGCGAAAACACATATTTATCACCAAACCTACATTGTTCGAAAAAATAAAATTGACCGAACCGCAATATTTGATCTGGGATAAATTCACAGATCAGCACAATAACTTCATGTCGGTTATCGACAAAAATGATAACATTTTTGAGAATAGAAAAATTTGGCTTTCACGCAATTCAAATAGAACAAATTTTCATCCCAAAACGTTTAACAATGAAGAAGAAATTGAAGCGCTTCTCACTATGCGTGGCTGGGTGGTTGTAAATCCTTTGGATTTATCCATCAAGAAACAAGTTTCACTATTTTATAATGCAAAACACATAGCAGGAATCGAAGGGTCTGCTTTTCACAGTCTAATTTTCTGTAAAAAAATACCAGCTAAAGTTACAATTTTCACTAGAAAGAAACAACCCAATGGCAACTTTACTTTAATTGACAAAATTAAGAATTCTAATCAAAATTTTCATTATTGCCGGCTGGGTAAATCTTTGAATCCAAAATCAGTACTAAACGTTCTGTTCCGTGACCAAGAACCTAAACTAAGGCTACTAAACTACCTTTCAAGTGTTTTCCAGAAAATCCGTCTATAA